One part of the Coffea eugenioides isolate CCC68of chromosome 10, Ceug_1.0, whole genome shotgun sequence genome encodes these proteins:
- the LOC113750074 gene encoding endochitinase EP3-like, whose protein sequence is MKNFPTIIFSIMVLVGAFPQLISSQNCGCAPNLCCSKFGYCGTSNDYCGPGCQSGPCTVAPSGGNNGASVAGIVTDAFFNGIANQAASGCAGKGFYTRSAFLEAQKSYSKFGTAGSAADSKREVAAFFAHVTHETGHMCYIEEINGASRNYCDKSNTQYPCVPGKGYYGRGPLQISWNYNYGPAGQSIGFNGLSQPELVARDNVISFKTALWFWMNNCHSRIISGQGFGATIRAINGQLECDGKNPNTVSARVGYYTQYCRQLGVDPGPNLRC, encoded by the exons ATGAAGAATTTTCCAACCATCATTTTCTCCATTATGGTTCTTGTCGGAGCCTTCCCACAGCTGATTTCAAGTCAAAACTGTGGCTGTGCACCAAACTTATGCTGCAGCAAATTCGGCTATTGCGGCACCAGCAACGACTACTGTGGCCCCGGCTGCCAATCCGGCCCTTGCACTGTGGCACCCAGCGGTGGTAATAATGGTGCTTCAGTTGCTGGTATTGTCACGGACGCTTTCTTTAATGGGATTGCTAATCAAGCTGCTTCGGGTTGTGCTGGAAAAGGGTTCTATACTCGATCGGCATTTCTTGAAGCTCAGAAGTCGTATTCTAAGTTTGGAACTGCTGGTTCTGCTGCTGATTCTAAAAGGGAGGTTGCTGCTTTCTTTGCTCATGTCACTCATGAGACTGGAC ATATGTGCTATATAGAAGAGATAAACGGCGCGTCCAGAAACTACTGTGACAAGAGCAACACTCAGTATCCATGTGTGCCAGGCAAGGGGTATTACGGCCGCGGTCCACTACAAATATCATGGAACTACAACTATGGACCAGCAGGACAAAGCATTGGGTTCAATGGACTAAGTCAACCTGAACTTGTAGCCAGAGATAACGTTATTTCGTTCAAAACTGCCTTGTGGTTTTGGATGAACAATTGTCATTCTCGTATCATTTCCGGCCAGGGTTTCGGGGCTACAATTCGTGCCATTAATGGTCAGCTTGAATGTGACGGTAAAAATCCAAACACTGTTAGTGCTCGTGTTGGGTATTATACTCAATATTGTCGCCAACTGGGTGTTGATCCTGGTCCGAATCTCAGATGCTAG
- the LOC113750076 gene encoding endochitinase EP3-like, which yields MKNFLIIIFSIAVLVGSFSQLISSQNCDCEPDLCCSQWGYCGTSDDYCGKGCQSGPCTASSDGGNNGVSVADVVTDAFFSGISDQAGSSCAGKGFYTRSAFLEAQNLYSEFGTVGSVDDSKREIAAFFAHVTHETGHMCYIEEIDGPSKDYCDESNTQYPCTPGKGYYGRGPIQISWNFNYGPAGESIGFDGLTEPETVATDNVISFKTALWFWMNNCHDLITSGQGFGATIRAVNGQLECDGANPDTVSARVEYYAEYCNQLGVDPGDNLRC from the exons atgaagaatttTCTAATCATCATTTTCTCCATTGCAGTTCTTGTAGGGTCCTTTTCCCAGCTGATTTCAAGCCAAAACTGTGACTGTGAACCAGATTTATGCTGCAGCCAGTGGGGCTATTGTGGCACCAGCGACGACTATTGTGGCAAAGGCTGCCAGTCCGGGCCTTGCACCGCTTCATCAGATGGTGGTAATAATGGTGTTTCAGTTGCTGATGTTGTGACAGACGCTTTCTTTAGCGGGATTTCCGATCAAGCTGGTTCAAGCTGTGCTGGAAAAGGGTTCTATACTCGATCGGCGTTTCTTGAAGCTCAGAATTTGTATTCTGAGTTTGGAACAGTTGGTTCAGTTGATGATTCCAAAAGGGAGATTGCCGCCTTCTTTGCTCATGTCACTCATGAGACTGGAC ATATGTGCTATATAGAAGAGATAGACGGCCCTTCCAAAGACTATTGTGATGAGAGCAACACTCAGTATCCATGTACTCCAGGCAAGGGTTATTATGGTAGGGGTCCAATACAAATATCATGGAACTTTAACTATGGACCAGCAGGTGAAAGCATAGGGTTCGATGGACTAACTGAACCTGAAACTGTGGCCACAGATAATGTTATTTCATTCAAAACTGCCTTGTGGTTCTGGATGAACAATTGTCATGATCTTATCACTTCTGGCCAGGGTTTTGGGGCTACAATTCGTGCCGTTAACGGACAGCTTGAATGTGATGGTGCAAATCCGGACACTGTTAGTGCTCGTGTTGAGTATTATGCTGAATATTGTAAC CAGTTGGGTGTTGATCCCGGTGATAATCTCAGATGCTAG